The following coding sequences lie in one Nitratireductor mangrovi genomic window:
- the lptF gene encoding LPS export ABC transporter permease LptF: protein MSAGRATNRDVNTFAMKLVERYIFSRAFKLSAGALLVALAIAWTTQILARINIVTDSGQTAGTFLELATLLLPKVVPVVMPFAIIIGISQTLTTMNQDSELAVIAASGSSRSTILKPMLVLALMACVLAFLVNNLVEPLSRQRVREIVATAHADLLSTVIQEGTFRKIDEGLFVQIAERLPDGRLGGIFVADSRQEGIDLNYYAKYGEVQQRDDQQFLFMIDGEVHRKSPGGDVSVVRYASYAFDLSEFAPKAAAAQYAPKDQTLTYLLWPDPNDGYVKNAPAFFYAELHRRFTEWAYPLVFALIALAAAGDVRSHRQARVHPMVTAICFALLVRWEGYFVADKAENSSAFVPLVYAVPILNGAFAAYFIARNKVFEFPASWTDRVAGLFNAARARLLRLRFGVSGRRLEGGSP, encoded by the coding sequence TTGAGCGCCGGGCGCGCCACGAACAGGGACGTCAACACTTTCGCGATGAAGCTCGTCGAAAGATATATCTTCTCACGCGCGTTCAAACTGTCCGCGGGGGCGCTCCTGGTGGCGCTGGCGATCGCGTGGACGACGCAGATCCTGGCGCGCATCAACATCGTCACCGACAGCGGCCAGACCGCCGGGACCTTCCTCGAACTGGCGACTCTGCTGTTGCCGAAGGTCGTGCCGGTGGTGATGCCGTTCGCGATCATCATCGGCATTTCGCAGACGCTCACGACGATGAACCAGGATTCCGAGCTGGCCGTGATCGCGGCGTCCGGCTCCTCGCGCTCGACCATCCTCAAGCCGATGCTCGTCCTGGCGCTGATGGCCTGCGTGCTGGCCTTCCTGGTCAACAATCTGGTCGAACCGCTGTCGCGCCAGCGCGTGCGCGAGATCGTCGCAACCGCGCATGCCGACCTGCTGTCGACCGTCATCCAGGAAGGCACGTTCCGCAAGATCGACGAGGGCCTGTTCGTGCAGATCGCCGAGCGCCTGCCCGACGGCCGGCTGGGTGGCATCTTCGTCGCTGATTCGCGGCAGGAGGGCATCGATCTCAACTACTACGCCAAATATGGCGAGGTGCAGCAGCGCGATGACCAGCAATTCCTGTTCATGATCGACGGCGAGGTGCACCGCAAGAGCCCGGGCGGCGACGTCTCCGTGGTGCGCTACGCCTCCTACGCCTTCGACCTCTCCGAGTTCGCGCCGAAGGCGGCGGCTGCGCAATATGCGCCAAAGGACCAGACGCTCACCTATCTGCTTTGGCCGGATCCCAACGACGGCTATGTGAAGAACGCGCCGGCCTTCTTCTACGCCGAACTGCACCGGCGCTTCACCGAATGGGCCTATCCGCTGGTCTTCGCGCTGATCGCGCTGGCGGCGGCCGGTGACGTGCGATCGCACCGACAGGCCAGGGTGCATCCCATGGTGACCGCGATCTGCTTCGCGCTGCTTGTGCGCTGGGAGGGCTATTTCGTCGCCGACAAGGCAGAAAACTCGAGTGCCTTCGTGCCACTCGTCTACGCGGTACCGATCCTCAACGGCGCGTTCGCGGCCTATTTCATCGCACGCAACAAGGTGTTCGAGTTCCCGGCGTCGTGGACCGACCGCGTCGCCGGGCTCTTCAACGCAGCGCGCGCTCGTCTGCTGAGGTTGCGCTTCGGCGTGTCCGGGCGCCGCCTCGAAGGGGGCAGCCCGTGA
- a CDS encoding DNA polymerase III subunit chi, with product MTEVLFYHLTDSTLEDALPTLVERSLQRGWKVVVQTGSEERRDALDQHLWTWRDDSFIGHATDREPHADEQPVLLTTGPDNANGATVRFVVDGAEPPDLGGYERAVIMFDGHDEAHLEAARRHWKALKAAGHQATYWQQTEDRRWERKA from the coding sequence GTGACCGAGGTTCTGTTCTACCACCTGACCGACTCGACGCTGGAAGACGCGCTTCCGACCCTGGTCGAACGGTCGCTGCAGCGCGGCTGGAAGGTGGTGGTCCAGACCGGCAGCGAGGAGCGCCGCGACGCGCTCGACCAGCATCTGTGGACCTGGCGCGACGATTCCTTCATCGGCCACGCCACCGACCGCGAGCCGCATGCGGACGAGCAGCCGGTGCTCCTGACCACCGGGCCGGACAACGCCAACGGCGCCACCGTGCGCTTCGTCGTCGATGGCGCCGAGCCGCCCGACCTCGGCGGCTACGAACGTGCCGTGATCATGTTCGACGGCCATGACGAGGCACATCTGGAAGCCGCGCGCCGCCACTGGAAGGCGCTGAAGGCTGCCGGCCATCAGGCGACCTACTGGCAGCAGACAGAGGACCGGCGCTGGGAGCGCAAGGCGTGA
- a CDS encoding leucyl aminopeptidase, giving the protein MPQSPKISFAKFSAPRKGSVLVIATQDNKIADTASALDPAGVIARAIKVADYKGKAGATLEILAPDGAPYDRFAVIGAGEAAKRDENVWMRLGGACWPLLKKAGEAVIVFDAADETPDEAAAAACALGILLRAYAFDKYKTRKDKDDDGDKAKDKDKPVRVTIQCANPGRAKKAFADGEAIAGGVNLARDLVNEPANLLGPVEFAARAKALEELGVEVELLTEKEMKKLGMGALLGVAQGSARPPRLAIMQWKGGKAKDAPLAFVGKGVVFDSGGISIKPAAGMEDMKGDMGGAAAVTGLMHALAARKAKVNAVGIIGLVENMLDGNAQRPGDIVTSMSGQTIEVLNTDAEGRLVLADALWYCNDRFKPKFMINLATLTGAIMIALGQEHAGLFSNDDGLAGNLAAAGTASGEKVWRMPMGPEYDKLIDSRNADMKNIGGRYGGAITAAQFLQRFVKDTPWAHLDIAGTAMGSPSNDLNQSWGSGYGVRLLDRMVRDSYEK; this is encoded by the coding sequence ATGCCGCAATCGCCCAAGATCAGTTTTGCCAAGTTTTCCGCCCCCCGGAAGGGCAGCGTGCTTGTCATCGCCACGCAGGACAACAAGATCGCCGACACCGCCAGCGCCCTCGATCCGGCCGGCGTCATCGCCCGCGCCATCAAGGTTGCCGACTACAAGGGCAAGGCCGGCGCCACGCTCGAGATACTGGCGCCGGACGGCGCTCCCTATGACCGTTTCGCGGTCATCGGAGCCGGCGAGGCCGCCAAGCGCGACGAAAACGTCTGGATGCGGCTTGGCGGCGCCTGCTGGCCGCTGCTGAAGAAGGCGGGCGAGGCCGTTATCGTCTTCGACGCGGCCGACGAGACGCCGGACGAGGCCGCGGCCGCCGCCTGTGCGCTCGGCATTCTGCTCAGGGCCTATGCCTTCGACAAATACAAGACCCGCAAGGACAAGGACGACGACGGCGACAAGGCGAAAGACAAGGACAAGCCGGTGCGCGTCACCATCCAGTGCGCCAATCCCGGCCGTGCCAAGAAGGCCTTCGCCGATGGCGAGGCGATCGCCGGCGGCGTCAACCTTGCCCGCGACCTCGTCAATGAGCCGGCCAACCTGCTCGGCCCGGTCGAATTCGCGGCGCGCGCCAAGGCGCTCGAGGAACTCGGCGTCGAGGTCGAACTGCTCACCGAGAAGGAGATGAAGAAGCTCGGCATGGGTGCGCTCCTCGGCGTTGCCCAGGGCTCGGCGCGGCCGCCGCGGCTGGCGATCATGCAGTGGAAGGGCGGCAAGGCCAAGGACGCGCCGCTGGCCTTCGTCGGCAAGGGCGTCGTGTTCGATTCCGGCGGCATCTCCATCAAGCCCGCCGCCGGCATGGAGGACATGAAGGGCGACATGGGCGGTGCGGCCGCCGTCACCGGGCTGATGCACGCGCTCGCCGCCCGCAAGGCCAAGGTCAACGCCGTCGGCATCATCGGCCTGGTCGAGAACATGCTCGACGGCAATGCCCAGCGCCCCGGCGACATCGTCACCTCGATGTCGGGCCAGACCATCGAGGTCCTGAACACCGACGCCGAAGGCCGGCTCGTGCTCGCCGATGCGCTCTGGTACTGCAATGACCGATTCAAGCCGAAATTCATGATCAACCTCGCCACGCTCACGGGCGCCATCATGATTGCGCTCGGCCAGGAGCATGCCGGCCTGTTCTCCAACGACGACGGACTTGCCGGAAACCTCGCCGCGGCGGGCACGGCGAGCGGCGAGAAGGTGTGGCGCATGCCGATGGGGCCGGAATACGACAAGCTGATAGATTCCAGGAACGCCGACATGAAGAACATCGGCGGCCGCTATGGCGGCGCCATCACAGCAGCGCAGTTCCTGCAGCGCTTCGTGAAGGATACGCCCTGGGCGCATCTCGACATCGCCGGCACCGCCATGGGCTCGCCATCGAACGATCTCAACCAGTCCTGGGGCTCGGGCTACGGCGTCAGGCTGCTCGATCGCATGGTGAGGGACAGCTACGAGAAGTGA
- a CDS encoding class I SAM-dependent methyltransferase → MTDDFERRREEAKKRIDRLDSRELERQPDRKDFFDQVYEQAGGDAAAVPWADLQAKKQLADWLADHAGAGRTAIDVACGLGDNAEALAAAGYRTTAFDLSRKAIDWARQRFPDSPVDYRVADLLELPRGWIGVFDLVHECYTIQSVAPSMHRAFTEAIASLVAPGGTLLVYTRLRPVGEAVDGPPWPLTEDEAGHFAHLGFELVNETRFAFQRPDRTSPHVFAEWRRA, encoded by the coding sequence GTGACGGACGATTTCGAGCGCCGCCGCGAGGAGGCGAAAAAGCGCATCGACCGCCTCGATTCGCGCGAGCTCGAACGCCAGCCCGACCGCAAGGATTTCTTCGACCAGGTCTACGAACAGGCCGGGGGCGACGCCGCGGCGGTGCCATGGGCCGACCTGCAGGCCAAGAAGCAACTGGCCGACTGGCTGGCCGATCACGCTGGCGCCGGCCGTACTGCGATCGACGTCGCCTGCGGTCTCGGCGACAATGCCGAGGCATTGGCCGCGGCCGGCTACCGGACCACGGCCTTCGACCTGTCGCGAAAGGCGATCGACTGGGCGAGGCAACGCTTCCCAGACTCGCCGGTCGACTATCGGGTCGCGGATCTCCTGGAATTGCCGCGCGGCTGGATCGGCGTCTTCGATCTCGTCCATGAATGCTACACCATCCAGTCCGTGGCGCCGTCGATGCACCGTGCGTTCACCGAGGCGATCGCCTCGCTGGTCGCGCCCGGCGGCACGCTGCTGGTCTACACGCGGCTGCGGCCGGTGGGCGAGGCGGTGGACGGCCCGCCATGGCCGCTGACCGAGGACGAGGCCGGCCATTTCGCGCATCTCGGCTTTGAGCTGGTGAACGAGACCCGCTTCGCCTTCCAGCGGCCCGACCGGACCAGTCCGCACGTCTTCGCCGAATGGCGCCGGGCCTGA
- a CDS encoding crotonase/enoyl-CoA hydratase family protein, with product MTVTVENRNEITIVTIDRAEARNAVNPAMAEALFRAFVDFDRDPERKVAVLTGAGGVFCAGFDLKHAAGGMDEQWFAAHDLDPAFDGHEDQPRKGPMGPTRLTLTKPVIAAVAGPAVAGGMELALWCDLRVMEESAYMGVYCRRWGVPLIDGGTVRLPRIVGHGRAMDLILTGRKAEAQECLEMGLANRLCADGKALETALELATEIARFPQACMRADRKSAMQQWSLGMAPALGNEWKSAAAFRAEGSEGAARFASGKGRSGDFGEI from the coding sequence ATGACGGTGACGGTCGAAAACAGGAACGAAATCACGATCGTGACGATCGACCGCGCCGAGGCGCGCAATGCCGTCAACCCGGCAATGGCGGAGGCGCTGTTCCGCGCCTTTGTCGATTTCGACCGCGACCCGGAACGCAAGGTAGCGGTGCTGACCGGGGCCGGCGGCGTCTTCTGCGCCGGCTTCGACCTCAAGCACGCGGCCGGCGGCATGGACGAGCAATGGTTTGCCGCCCACGACCTCGACCCGGCCTTCGACGGCCATGAAGACCAGCCGCGCAAGGGACCGATGGGGCCGACACGGCTGACCTTGACCAAGCCCGTCATCGCCGCGGTAGCCGGCCCGGCGGTTGCCGGCGGCATGGAACTGGCGCTCTGGTGCGACCTGCGCGTCATGGAGGAGAGCGCCTATATGGGCGTCTACTGCCGGCGCTGGGGCGTGCCGCTGATCGACGGCGGCACGGTGCGCCTGCCGCGCATCGTCGGGCACGGCCGCGCCATGGACCTGATCCTGACCGGGCGCAAGGCGGAAGCGCAGGAATGCCTTGAAATGGGACTCGCCAACCGGCTGTGCGCAGATGGCAAGGCGCTGGAGACGGCGCTGGAACTGGCCACCGAGATCGCCCGCTTCCCGCAGGCCTGCATGCGTGCCGACCGCAAATCGGCGATGCAACAGTGGTCGCTCGGCATGGCGCCGGCGCTCGGCAATGAATGGAAAAGTGCGGCTGCTTTCCGCGCCGAAGGCAGCGAAGGCGCGGCGCGCTTCGCCTCGGGCAAGGGCCGCTCGGGCGACTTCGGCGAGATTTGA